The following DNA comes from Bradyrhizobium sp. SK17.
GCGCGACCGAGACCGGTGCTGCCTCGGAAGAGGTGCTGAATTCGGCCCGCTCGCTGTCGGTCGAGAGCGCAAGGCTGCGCGAGGAACTCGATCGCTTCATGGCGAACATCCGCGCGGCGTAACGAACACGTCAAGCCTATCAATGATCGTCGTCCCGGCGAAGGCCGGGACCGATAACCACCGATGTTCGTTGGTGCAGAGATAACTCGCCGCGTGCTCTTTTCATACGCCGCGGCGTATGGGTCCCCTGAGTTCCCAAACGAAGTGCAACACTTCCATCTGGAGGTGTTGCCATGGGGCGGACTTACAAGCAGCTCTGCCTGGAGGAGCGATGCGAGATTGCCAGGCTTTCGGCCGGTGGCAGCTCGATCCGGCAAATCGCGGCAGCTTTGGATCGCCCGCCATCAACGATCTCTCGGGAGCTGAACCGCAATTCTGGCGTTCAGGTCGGTTACAAGCCCAGCTATGCCCAGCAACAGATGCGAGCGCGGCGCTGGACGGGCTCTCGCCTCGAACGAGAGCCCGGCCTGCGCCGCGCGGTGTTGGAACGTCTTGGTCGGGGCTGGTCGCCCGAGCAGGTCGCCGGCCGGCTGGCGCGTGAGCACGGCCGCAGGGTGATCTCCTATGAGAGCATCTACCGCTTCATCTATGCCCAGCTCACCCGCACCTCGGACTTCAGCTGGCGGCGCTATTTGCCGCGCGGCAAGAGCAAGCGCGGTCGTCGCGGCAAGCGGGGCGGCAGTCCCGCAAGCTTCATCGAAGGCCGTGTTTCGCTGGATCAGCGCCCCATCGAGGTCGCCGATCGCAAGACCCCGGGCCATTGGGAGGCCGACCTCATGATGTTCTCCAAATACGGTCAGCAGATCTTGGCCGTGCATGAGCGCACCTCCCGCCTGTTGCTCGGCGTCCCCCTCGCAAGCAAGCTCGCCTCCGGCGTCGCCCACCATCTCGTGCGCCTGTTCGAGGTCCTGCCACAACCGATCCGCCGGACCGTCACCTTCGACAACGGCACCGAGTTCGCAGCTCACCTTTCCTTGCAAAGCCTCTTGATCAAGACGTTCTTCTGCGATCCCCACGCCCCCTGGCAGAAAGGTGGCATCGAGAACGCCATCGGCCGCATGCGCCGCTTCATCCCGCGCAACACCGACCTTGAGAAGCTGCCGACCCGCCGCCTTCGCAAGTCCATCGCCGCCTACAACAACACCCCGCGCAAATGCCTTGACTTCAAGACCCCGACAGAGGTCTTTGCTGCTCAAGTGTTGCACTTCGAGTGTGAATCCACCTCCTGGCTTTCGCCAGGACGACGACAAAGAACAGCGCGCCGCAAATCCGGCTCTATGCCGCGTTGCGGGAACCCTTGCTTCCCCGCGGCGTTGACGTCCCGTGGCGGGCACTCCGTTTGCCGCAATCCTAGAAGGGAGAACCTTGGAACGTATCGTTCCGGGGGTTTTTCCCATTGGTCCATTCTGATGAACTCGCAGCGGACACAATTGGGTTCTGCAACAACGACGGACGCGACATCGTCGCCGGCCGGGCCGGGCGACGACCGCATCATCGAGACGTCGATCCCGCTGCGTCTCGACAATCTGCATTGGAGCGGCTTTCACACCCGCGTCGTGCTGGCGCTCGGCATCACCTGGATTCTCGACGGGCTCGAAGTGACGCTCGCGGGCGCGCTGTCGGGTGCGCTCAAGGACAGCCCCACGATGCGCTTCTCCAACGCCGATGTCGGGCTGGCCAGCAGCGCCTATCTCGCCGGCGCCGTGCTCGGCGCGCTCGGCTTCGGCTGGCTCACCGACCGGATCGGCCGCAAGAAGCTGTTCTTCATCACGCTCGCGCTGTATCTCTCGGCCACGGCCGCCACCGCGCTGTCGTGGAATGTCGCGAGCTACGCGCTGTTTCGTTTCCTCACCGGTGCCGGCATCGGCGGCGAATACACCGCGATCAACTCGACCATTCAGGAATTGGTGCCGGCGCGCTATCGCGGCTGGACCGATCTCGTCATCAACGGCAGCTTCTGGATCGGTGCCGCGATCGGCGCGCTGAGTGCCATCGTGCTGCTCGACCCCGCCTTCCTTGCGCCGGACCACGGCTGGCGGATCGCTTACTTCACCGGCGCGGTGCTCGGCCTTGTCGTGTTGCTGATGCGGATGTGGATTCCGGAGAGCCCGCGCTGGCTGATGATCCATGGCTATCCCGATCAGGCCCAGAAGATCGTCGCCGATATCGAGACCTCCGTGCTCGGCCACGAACAGCCGAGCGAGAGGTTCGATAAGATCAAGCTCCGGATGCGCGATCATACGCCGCTGCGCGAGGTCGCGGTGACGCTGTTCTCGACCTACCGGCAGCGCTCGCTGGTCGGGCTGACGCTGATGGCCGCGCAGGCGTTCTTCTACAACGCGATCTTCTTCACCTTCGCGCTGATCCTGACCGATTTCTTCGGCATCGCCGCCAGCAATGTCGGCTGGTACATCCTGCCGTTCGCCGCCGGCAATTTCCTCGGGCCGCTGCTGCTCGGCCGCCTGTTCGACACGCTCGGCCGCCGCACCATGATCACGCTGACCTATGGCGTGTCGGGCGTGCTGCTGGCGCTGTCCGGCTACCTGTTCTCGATCGGCGTGTTCAGCGCGCAGACCCAGACCATCGCCTGGATGGTGATCTTCTTCTTCGCCTCGCCCGCCGCGAGCGCCGCCTATCTCACCGTCAGCGAGACATTCCCGCTGGAGGTCCGCGCGCTCGCGATCGCCGTTTTCTACGCGATCGGCACCGGCATCGGCGGTGTGATCGGACCGGCGCTGTTCGGCGTGCTGATCGATACCGGATCGCGCAACAGCGTCTTCGCCGGCTACCTGCTGGGGTCGGCACTCATGTTGGTCGCCGCAGCCGTCGCATGGCGCTATGCCGTCGCGGCCGAGCGAAAATCGCTTGAATCTGTCGCGCGACCACTGGCATTCGTGGAGTAGACCAGGATGAAGCATGAATTGGCCGAAATGCCGCTGGATGACGACATCGGCCCTGATCGAGCGACGGACAGCGTGCCGGCGCCCGCGTCGCTGATTCCGCCGTTGGCGCGGACCGCCGTGCTGCTCGATATCGATGGTACCCTGCTCGACTTTGCGCCGACGCCGCGCGAGGTGTGGGTGCCGCCGGAGCTCGCGACGACGTTGAAGCAGCTGCATGAGCGTACGGGCGGCGCGTTGGCGCTGGTCTCCGGCCGCTCGCTCAATGACATCGACCTGATCTTCGCCCCGGATGTGTTTCCCGCGATCGGCGGCCATGGCGCCGAGATGCGGTTGCAGCCGGACAGCGAGGCGGTCGCCGCGCACGCGCCGCCGCTCGACAAGGAATTGAAGCGTCGCCTTGCCGCGATCGCAAAGCTCAGCCCAGGCATTCTGCTCGAGGACAAGGGCTATTCGCTGGCGCTGCATTACCGGCTGGCGCCGCAGGCGGAGAAGGCGATCTATGAAGCGGTGTCGTTGATCCGCGCCGAGCTGCCGACCGCGCCGATCGAGGTGCTGCCGGGCAAGAGCGTCTGCGAGATCAAGCATTCCGGCTTCACCAAGGCGACCGGCGTGCGCGAGCTGATGACGCATGCGCCGTTCAAGGGCCGCCGTCCATTCTTCATCGGAGACGATGTGACCGACGAGACCGTGTTCGCGATCATGCCCGACTACGACGGTCTCGCATTCTCCGTCGGCCGTCACGCGACCGGCGTCGCCGGACATTTCGAGGCGCCGCGCGATGTGCGTCAATTTCTCGCGGACCTGCTCGATGGTGATCGGGACATCAGTCTGACCTGATCGAGTCGGTTTCATCGCAGCCGATTCGAATGCGGTGCTTTTGCGTCGTCGCGTGCACCTCACGCGTCATTTTCTTTTCGCGAGTTCCCGTGAGTTCCGTGGGCCTTCGCCAGAATTTGGTTTCATTTGGGAGATTCCTTGGTCAGGAACCATCTTGATGAATGGTTGTTAATACGCGAGTGACCAACAGGAGGGGACCTGGTGAACCTCGTCGTCGTATCGAACCGCGTCTCGCGCGGAAAACCTAACGAACCCATGACGGGGGGGCTGGCTGCGGCATTGTTGCCGGTGGTGGAAAAAACAGGGGCAATATGGGTTGGTTCCAGCGGACGGGTCCGTGACGGGAACCACAAGGAACCTTTCGCGGAGGTCGAAGCACTCGGCGCGGGCGCGCTGGCGATGCTCGACCTGCCGGCCGCGCATTACGGCGGCTACTACGAAGGCTTTGCCAATTCGGCGCTGTGGCCCGCGATGCATTCGCGCGCCGATCTGATTCGCGCCTCGCACGAGGACTATGCGAGTTATCGCGAGGTGAATGCGTTCATGGCGCGTGCGCTGTTGCGCTTCCGCAAGCCCGATTCCGTGTTCTGGATCCAGGATTACCATTTCCTCGCGCTCGGCGCCGAGCTGCGCGATCTCGGGGTGACGCAGCCTGTCGGCTTCTTCCTGCACACGCCGTGGCCCGTGCGTGCGGTGATCGCGGGGGTGCCCAATCACCGTGAGCTGATCGAGGCGATGCTGTCCTATGACCTGATCGGGTTCCAGACCGATGAGGATTGCGAGAATTTCCTGAGCTATGTGCAGAACGAGCTCGAGCTCGAGGTGCGCGACGGCGTGGTCAATTCGTCGTTCGGCCGCACCCGCGCCGCGGTATTCCCGATCGGCATCGATCCCGGCAAATTCGCGCAGCAGGCCACCAAGGCGATGACGCATCCCGACGTGACGCGGCTGCGGCGCAGCCTCAACAACGAGAAGCTCGCGATCGGCGTCGACCGGCTCGACTACTCCAAGGGCCTCGTCAATCGTATCAAGGCGTTCGACCGGATGTGGGCGCTGTATCCG
Coding sequences within:
- a CDS encoding MFS transporter, whose amino-acid sequence is MNSQRTQLGSATTTDATSSPAGPGDDRIIETSIPLRLDNLHWSGFHTRVVLALGITWILDGLEVTLAGALSGALKDSPTMRFSNADVGLASSAYLAGAVLGALGFGWLTDRIGRKKLFFITLALYLSATAATALSWNVASYALFRFLTGAGIGGEYTAINSTIQELVPARYRGWTDLVINGSFWIGAAIGALSAIVLLDPAFLAPDHGWRIAYFTGAVLGLVVLLMRMWIPESPRWLMIHGYPDQAQKIVADIETSVLGHEQPSERFDKIKLRMRDHTPLREVAVTLFSTYRQRSLVGLTLMAAQAFFYNAIFFTFALILTDFFGIAASNVGWYILPFAAGNFLGPLLLGRLFDTLGRRTMITLTYGVSGVLLALSGYLFSIGVFSAQTQTIAWMVIFFFASPAASAAYLTVSETFPLEVRALAIAVFYAIGTGIGGVIGPALFGVLIDTGSRNSVFAGYLLGSALMLVAAAVAWRYAVAAERKSLESVARPLAFVE
- the otsB gene encoding trehalose-phosphatase yields the protein MKHELAEMPLDDDIGPDRATDSVPAPASLIPPLARTAVLLDIDGTLLDFAPTPREVWVPPELATTLKQLHERTGGALALVSGRSLNDIDLIFAPDVFPAIGGHGAEMRLQPDSEAVAAHAPPLDKELKRRLAAIAKLSPGILLEDKGYSLALHYRLAPQAEKAIYEAVSLIRAELPTAPIEVLPGKSVCEIKHSGFTKATGVRELMTHAPFKGRRPFFIGDDVTDETVFAIMPDYDGLAFSVGRHATGVAGHFEAPRDVRQFLADLLDGDRDISLT
- a CDS encoding trehalose-6-phosphate synthase — protein: MNLVVVSNRVSRGKPNEPMTGGLAAALLPVVEKTGAIWVGSSGRVRDGNHKEPFAEVEALGAGALAMLDLPAAHYGGYYEGFANSALWPAMHSRADLIRASHEDYASYREVNAFMARALLRFRKPDSVFWIQDYHFLALGAELRDLGVTQPVGFFLHTPWPVRAVIAGVPNHRELIEAMLSYDLIGFQTDEDCENFLSYVQNELELEVRDGVVNSSFGRTRAAVFPIGIDPGKFAQQATKAMTHPDVTRLRRSLNNEKLAIGVDRLDYSKGLVNRIKAFDRMWALYPNLKRSVSMLQIATPSRGAIEAYGNLASEVAKLVTDVNGEHGEVDWTPIRYLNKGFGQGVLAGLYRTAQVGVVTPLQDGMNLVAKEYVAAQNPADPGVLVLSKFAGAANELDAALLVNPHDIDGMARTLATALAMPLTERRMRWEAMMERLNGGTIQQWFADFIEALQDTHNSANAALPEPPALWPRRTADLAARYH